DNA from Vicia villosa cultivar HV-30 ecotype Madison, WI unplaced genomic scaffold, Vvil1.0 ctg.003280F_1_1, whole genome shotgun sequence:
aattgatccattaaatcatcaattcttggaaggggatacttgttcttgattgtcaccttattcaattGACGATAATCAatgcaaagtctcatacttccatctttcttcttgaccaacattactggagctccccatggagacacactaggtctcacaaactTCTTCTCGAGCAACTCTTCCAATTCCCTCTTCAATTCGGACAACTCTAATGCAGACATCTGGTATGATGCCATAGACACAGGactagtaccaggtacaagatcaatagagaactcaacttctctctccggcggcacatcaggaatttcatcagggaaaacttcaggaaattcacacaccaccttCAACTCTTCTATGATCGATTGGTTCTCCATAGATATTGATGCAACCAAAGCAAACacttgaacatcttctttcatcaacatATGCATCTGTCTAGCTGACAACAACTCAACACCTTCttcttcaggagaagaaaacctcaccgACTTATCAAAACAATAGATGTGAACatggttatgctctaaccagttcacCCCCAAGATCACATCCAATCCTCTCAACGGCgagcaaacaaaatcaacaagaaagtaTCTATCAAAAATCGACATGGGACACTTtaaacacacaagagaagtagtTACCGATCCCTTAGtcggagtatcgacaaccatttCTCCGTTCATAGaagacaacacaagacccaatctcTTAACACAATCAGCAGAGATAAAGCAATGAGTAgaaccagtatcaataatagtaatcaaaggaatgatattaatgaaacaagtacctctgatgagtgcatcctcactagtggtctgagttcccgacaaggcaaACACTTTCCCACTAGATTGCTCCTTCTTGGgtttctgacacttgcttccaatatgtccttcttcaccacagttgaaacaaaccATCTCCGCATGCTTGCATTCAAGCGCCTCATGTCCAATCTTACCACAATGGAAACATCTCGTTGTACCAGCAGTACACACAGTGCTCTTGtgaccaaccttgccacacttAAAGCACAAAATACCAGCTGAAGCATCTCCACCACTAGATCTCTTGCCCTTAACCGCTTTCTGCTCGCCCTTTCCACTCGGAGCTTCATAGGGCTTTCCACGGCCTTGCTGACTCTTGCCCCGCTTCTCATTAATaacacgataatgagcattgttgtcctcctcataaattcgacaacaatcaaccaaatcaac
Protein-coding regions in this window:
- the LOC131640722 gene encoding uncharacterized protein LOC131640722; translated protein: MAGWNDAAIAAALEVMAQALEHQPNDNNAHYRVINEKRGKSQQGRGKPYEAPSGKGEQKAVKGKRSSGGDASAGILCFKCGKVGHKSTVCTAGTTRCFHCGKIGHEALECKHAEMRLGLVLSSMNGEMVVDTPTKGSVTTSLVCLKCPMSIFDRYFLVDFVCSPLRGLDVILGVNWLEHNHVHIYCFDKSVRFSSPEEEGVELLSARQMHMLMKEDVQVFALVASISMENQSIIEELKVMSALELSELKRELEELLEKKFVRPKSDHVEHLKLVLQVLKEKMLYAKLSKCEFKLKEVSFLGHVIFGDGIAVDPSKVDAVLR